The sequence cagggtggacccgtctccaggcaatccgcgtccagaggATAGGGGGACCTCGGAAAAtgccccagattggaagatcctaaccgctAGATCATCAGAATAGCCATTAATCAACGGTATACGATCATAAAATCCAGAACATTTTTGGGCTATACCCAATTCGAAGGGACCTAAAAAATtgccccagattggaagatcctaaccgttAGATCATCAAATAGCCATTGATCGACGGCATAGGATCATGAAATCTGGAACACTTTTTTGGGGCCCGTccgatgaacagtctggatcatggCATGGGGCCCACTTAGACAGACTGCCTGCATCAGGACCGAGAAAACCGAATACCCACGTGCGAAAGGCGATCCGGGGGCGCTCGACCCGGCGGGAGAAGAAGGGAGGGAGCCAGTTTCGGCCGAAACGTTACGGAAACTGGCGGGCTTGACGATAGTTATACTCCGAGATATCGGTATATCGTCTGTTAAGGGAGACGACCGAGGAGCAGACATGCTCGAGTATTTTCGGAGCTTGCTTAGGCCGCTATCGGGTCGTGGACCTGCGACTGTGTCGTCCCAGAGCTTGTCCAAGAGACCCATTTGCGGGACTATCGGATCCGATACACCAAAAACGTTACGTGGTACTTGTAACGGAGCGGAGGAACGGAGGAAGAAGGAGGATTTTTTGAGATGTAAGATGGGAGAGGGATTTTATAGAGAGAGGAAAGTTTCCATAGGGGTATTTTCGGAAGAACGGAAAATTACGAGCCGTGAGCCGATGCGATCGGCTCTCTGTCTCTGTCTTTCAATGCAAGGGTCTTTTCGGATTTTACCAGGTGGGAATTAGCAAAATGCTACGTTAGGTTTTTTCATTTAGAAAATGTTGAAGTAGAGAAATGTTGAACGCTTGGCTGCAAACCAGTGATGTGGGTAGGCCCACAGCGATGTATGAATTtaatttatatccatgccgttaatctgTTTTTCCAGTTTATTTGAGGCCATCGCACCAAAAAAAATAGAGATAAAAAttttacatggaccacaccacaggaaaaagtagttattgaccattaaaaaccttttatgggccacaaaagttttggatcaagcttgtttCTTTTAAATAATTTCATCCAGATTTTTATAATTtcatcaacagattagatggccaATAAATATTACGTTGGatgctaggaagtttttaaagggAGGCATCAATTAccactttttcttgtagtgtagtctACTTAAAATTTGACTCTAACCCAGTTTTGAAgccatggcctaaaataaactggaaaaacagatgaacagagggaatataaaatgtatacattgaggtgggctccTATGATCAGGGTCTCAGAATTGTGGGGCTCAGTTGGCATGATTATCATTGAGTGGGACATCCAAGAACAAAAGCACCCCCACCATGATTATCATTGAGTGGGTCATCACATGAAAATTAATTTATACCACATAAaaacatttaaatttaattataacCTTTTATCGAGAGTTTGTAAATAGAGGTAAATGATTGGAGCTAAATGATTTGAGATTAAATGTCCTAGTTgtatttggatgagagtaaataaAATACATTTGAAATCTAAATATTTTGTTTTGATAATTGTAAATAAAAGGAATTAAattacattgaaaattttcaatacagTAATAGATCATAAGAGATATTTAAATTATCTTTAATATTCCAAATGAGTGTGCATGTATGAtatttagagctgggcatcgagtcgaggcggaccaagttagggttgactcgacccgattcggttttgaaataggcctaacctgaactcgacccaactcgataccgagtccaacatgcctgactcgattcgagttcggtctggcctggactgattcGGACCAAGTCcgatccggtcagaagtaccgagttaGGGCGAGTTGGCACTAAgttagattgagagatgagggagggaaggagggagggagttaaggggagagagaggaggaggatggtggcgggtggttgtcgggcttggaagaggaggaggaggatggtggtgggtggttgtcggggttggaagaggaggaggatgaggaagggagggagtggagaggagagagaggaggaggatgaggaggaggagagtgATGGTGGTGgttggttgtcgggcttggaagaggaggaggatgagggagggagagagagagagagaggggttgggatcgggtcggggtagggttagagagtcgggtcgagttgggtttCGAATAAAGTTGAGTCTAACCGaatcaagtttcgagtcgagttggatcgagttactgggtaactcgaactcgactccaTTTGAATTCAGATTAGGCGAAGCTTACTCAgtttggaccgactcacccattcagtttggGTTGAGTCGGATTGAAccgagtcggacgagtcaagtTAGCCAGATTGGGTTGTCCCCTGCCCACCTCTAATAATATTTAATAAAATGATCgtaataagcctattgaaatatatatttttgtaaAAAAGTCATAAACTTTTGAGCCTTGGCTAGGCCACCCACAAACATAAGTATTGCATACAACTTAACAAcgttttttaaccatccacttTTAGATGGTCAAactttaaataatttaaataattcTATTGATATGATTTTTATGATTAATTGAACTGTTTTAGAGTATCACCAGCATACCATGTGTATGACAAGTATGTGCATGGCAACACCTTTATTTATTTGTGCAAttttcaaatgaagaaaaaaaaaatgcattttatgtcatttacttttaaatctttttttatatataagattttatttactttatttcatcttcattcatttactctcatccaaatacGCTTCAAATGACACGTAGTTTCACCTACTCCAAAATCCTCCCATTTGGGTGCATCAACTACCGTCTAAAACACTCCTTAATGATGTGATAGCCCcactttttaaaaatttattaggaCAAACCAGGTAGGGCCTACTTTTCTTGACTTTATTGTTTTTTCCGAAAAAGCTATGGagggcattttggtaattctCTTCTTAACAAGAAATTATGCCTTTAAAGTGGTAAAACTATTATAATGCCCACTACTTAACTTTTTCTTTAGAAAGtgaaaaattgaagaattcaaggctcatgtgatattattataaaatccaacccgtctaatCAATATAATCCTCTACACCGTTAAGAAGAACCAAAAG is a genomic window of Magnolia sinica isolate HGM2019 chromosome 15, MsV1, whole genome shotgun sequence containing:
- the LOC131227249 gene encoding dormancy-associated protein homolog 3-like, whose protein sequence is MGLLDKLWDDTVAGPRPDSGLSKLRKYSSMSAPRSSPLTDDIPISRSITIVKPASFRNVSAETGSLPSSPAGSSAPGSPFAPTTPRGDPKKMRRKSTSEAYDRAEPRNPTVYDWVVIGALDR